The Methylomagnum ishizawai genome has a window encoding:
- a CDS encoding lipopolysaccharide biosynthesis protein, producing the protein MEPTRSPLAARQEKPLSTRRSLGFVYIAHVFRYIYGLILIPYYGRVLGAEEYGKVLAASALFQVIWLCVEYGCPVAGVRDLAGTTDRPGIAAQVGRQTMARAIMVPLAIAIGVGGAWLSPVLRVEPELVAYAVAIGINSGFNLGWYFQGALQFRTQALLEVFGFALSLGFILLMVRGREEGARVLEALLLSGLISNGIAYTLVARQIDLQYLSLTGAFRLIWDSTALFASRGLRIMMANASTYLLSLFAPAAQVGYYGPAERFSSVGLSFMQPVGQVLIGTVTRHLSCDETEREAYRLMRKGILFMLGFGGLALLATVGLSAWIMPLILGPGFEQSILIMQIFGFMFPFAAFNQAVSNYVLIPLRKDTYIIKSTAVCAGLSIATVLASTLFGEVGGSTIAGARVVAEVVSSCFLAMVLVKLGLGRKIFMENPDEISRGYSDRGPSRATDTNPASTR; encoded by the coding sequence TTGGAACCGACCAGATCCCCGCTCGCGGCACGACAGGAAAAACCCCTTTCCACCCGGCGTTCCCTGGGGTTTGTCTATATCGCCCATGTGTTCCGTTATATCTATGGGTTGATCCTGATTCCCTATTATGGCCGGGTTTTGGGGGCGGAGGAATATGGCAAGGTTTTGGCGGCTTCGGCCTTGTTCCAGGTGATTTGGCTGTGCGTCGAATATGGTTGCCCGGTCGCGGGGGTACGCGACCTCGCCGGAACCACCGACCGCCCCGGTATCGCGGCCCAGGTCGGGCGGCAAACCATGGCCCGCGCCATCATGGTCCCCCTGGCTATCGCCATCGGCGTGGGCGGGGCTTGGTTATCCCCGGTATTGCGGGTCGAACCGGAATTGGTGGCCTATGCCGTCGCCATCGGCATCAATTCGGGATTCAACCTGGGGTGGTATTTCCAAGGGGCTTTGCAATTCCGTACCCAAGCCTTGCTGGAAGTGTTCGGGTTCGCGTTGAGCTTGGGATTTATCTTGCTGATGGTGCGGGGCCGGGAAGAGGGGGCGCGGGTTTTGGAGGCGCTGTTATTATCCGGTTTGATCAGCAATGGAATCGCCTATACCTTGGTCGCCCGCCAAATCGATTTGCAATATCTCAGTTTAACAGGTGCCTTCCGGCTGATATGGGATTCTACAGCTTTATTCGCTTCCCGTGGCTTGAGGATCATGATGGCGAATGCCTCCACCTATCTCTTGAGCTTATTCGCGCCCGCCGCCCAGGTCGGCTATTACGGACCCGCCGAGCGTTTTTCCAGTGTGGGCTTGAGTTTCATGCAGCCGGTGGGCCAGGTTTTAATCGGTACCGTGACCCGCCACCTTAGCTGCGACGAGACCGAGCGGGAGGCTTATCGCTTGATGCGCAAGGGTATCCTGTTCATGCTCGGATTCGGAGGTTTGGCCTTGCTAGCCACCGTCGGCCTATCGGCTTGGATCATGCCCTTAATCCTGGGGCCGGGTTTCGAGCAAAGCATCCTTATTATGCAGATATTCGGGTTCATGTTTCCTTTCGCAGCTTTCAATCAAGCGGTTTCCAACTATGTCCTGATACCGTTGCGCAAAGATACCTATATCATCAAGTCCACCGCGGTATGTGCGGGATTGAGCATCGCCACGGTATTGGCGAGCACCTTGTTCGGCGAAGTGGGCGGCTCCACGATTGCGGGGGCGCGGGTGGTCGCCGAGGTGGTGAGTTCCTGTTTCCTGGCGATGGTTTTGGTGAAATTGGGCTTGGGCCGGAAGATATTCATGGAGAACCCGGATGAAATTAGTCGTGGGTATAGCGACCGCGGGCCGTCGCGAGCAACTGACACTAACCCTGCTTCAACTCGCTAG
- a CDS encoding glycosyltransferase family 4 protein encodes MQNLSGGPRGLKLQLPPPESPPLPYSAAGSLRVAVVHEWLVSRAGSEKVVEQILKVYPQADLFALVDFLEADERAFLEGRKARTSFIQRLPRARTCYRNYLPLMPLAVEQFDLSDYDLVISSSHAVAKGVITGPDQIHISYVHTPIRYAWDLQHQYLRESRLETGFKSWAVRACLHYLRLWDTRTAYGVDTFLANSAYIARRIRKVYGREATVVYPPVDTEAFPLRLDKEDFYLAAGRYVAYKRMPLIAEAFAAMPDKRLVMIGEGAELDRVRFLARRAANIEVLGYQSGAVLADTMGRAKALVFAAEEDFGITPVEAQACGTPVIAYAAGGALESVVADPDPGRGTGWFFPRQTAASLCQAVREFESMGGFRPEVCRANAERFSQENFRQALAAAVGHALARQPDHPLLARLGLCP; translated from the coding sequence GTGCAAAACCTGAGCGGTGGCCCGCGGGGCCTGAAGCTGCAACTCCCACCTCCCGAAAGCCCGCCGCTACCGTATTCCGCCGCCGGATCGCTACGGGTCGCCGTGGTCCATGAATGGCTGGTGAGCCGGGCGGGTTCGGAAAAAGTGGTGGAGCAAATCCTCAAGGTCTATCCGCAGGCCGATTTGTTCGCCCTGGTGGATTTCCTGGAAGCGGACGAGCGGGCCTTCCTGGAAGGGCGCAAGGCCCGGACCAGCTTCATCCAGCGCCTGCCCAGGGCGCGGACCTGTTACCGTAATTATCTGCCCTTGATGCCGCTGGCGGTCGAGCAATTCGATTTGTCGGATTACGACCTGGTGATTTCCTCCAGCCATGCGGTGGCCAAGGGGGTGATTACCGGGCCGGACCAAATCCATATCAGCTATGTGCATACGCCGATCCGTTATGCTTGGGATTTGCAGCACCAATACCTGCGTGAATCCCGGCTGGAAACCGGCTTCAAATCCTGGGCCGTGCGGGCTTGCCTGCATTATCTACGGTTATGGGATACCCGTACCGCCTACGGGGTGGATACTTTCCTCGCCAATTCGGCCTATATCGCCCGTCGGATACGGAAGGTCTATGGCCGCGAAGCCACCGTGGTGTATCCGCCGGTGGATACCGAGGCTTTCCCGTTGCGCCTGGACAAGGAGGATTTCTATCTCGCCGCCGGGCGCTACGTGGCTTATAAACGGATGCCCTTGATCGCCGAAGCCTTCGCCGCCATGCCCGATAAGCGCCTGGTCATGATCGGCGAGGGCGCGGAACTGGACCGGGTGCGGTTCCTGGCGCGGCGGGCCGCCAATATCGAGGTGCTGGGTTATCAATCCGGCGCGGTGCTGGCCGACACCATGGGCCGGGCCAAGGCGCTGGTGTTCGCGGCGGAGGAGGATTTCGGCATCACCCCGGTGGAGGCCCAGGCTTGCGGTACGCCGGTCATCGCCTATGCCGCGGGTGGGGCGCTGGAAAGCGTGGTGGCCGATCCCGACCCCGGGCGGGGCACCGGCTGGTTTTTCCCGCGGCAGACGGCGGCGTCCCTGTGCCAAGCCGTGCGCGAATTCGAGTCCATGGGCGGCTTCAGGCCGGAAGTCTGCCGCGCCAATGCCGAGCGCTTTTCGCAGGAAAATTTCAGGCAAGCCCTGGCCGCAGCGGTGGGGCACGCCTTGGCGCGGCAGCCCGACCATCCCCTGCTGGCGCGGCTGGGATTATGCCCCTGA
- a CDS encoding glycosyltransferase family 4 protein translates to MSQCGIAYLSPRQTVFINGRFLGQRVTGIQRYAREVLAELDSILAHGEGNGLRCRLLAPKGVDLPELRAIPAEQFGHFRGHLWEQLDLPWRVGRGFLFSFGATGPVLKRRQSITVHDTSVRRIPESFGWRFRLWHEVLLRSITRRSPLTITVSRFSAGEIAQCFGVAQDRLRIATEGWQHLSRIEEDDAVLDHYGLGIEPYALAVSSPTPNKNFATIAEAIRLLGDAAPPCVAAGMADPGVFRGTAAHPDAIKRVGYVSDAALKALYRGAGCFIFPSFYEGFGIPPLEAMACGCPVLASTAPAVREVCGDAALYFDPNRPDQLAGQIREVFADTGLRQRLSRAGLARAKCYSWKESARLNLAFMQEAVCKT, encoded by the coding sequence ATGAGCCAATGCGGGATCGCCTATTTATCGCCCCGGCAGACGGTGTTTATCAATGGCCGTTTCCTGGGACAGCGGGTGACGGGGATACAACGTTATGCCCGCGAAGTATTGGCCGAATTGGATTCGATCCTGGCCCATGGCGAGGGGAACGGCCTGCGTTGCCGTTTGCTCGCGCCCAAAGGGGTCGACCTGCCCGAGTTACGGGCGATTCCCGCCGAACAATTCGGCCATTTCCGGGGCCATTTGTGGGAGCAATTGGACTTGCCTTGGCGGGTCGGGCGCGGCTTTTTGTTCAGCTTCGGTGCGACCGGGCCGGTGTTGAAACGGCGGCAGTCCATCACCGTCCACGATACTTCGGTGCGGCGGATTCCCGAATCCTTCGGCTGGCGTTTCCGGCTCTGGCACGAGGTCTTGCTGCGTTCCATCACCCGGCGCTCGCCGCTCACCATCACCGTGTCCCGTTTCAGCGCGGGCGAAATCGCCCAGTGCTTCGGCGTGGCGCAGGACCGGCTCAGGATCGCCACCGAAGGCTGGCAGCATTTGAGCCGCATCGAGGAGGACGATGCCGTCCTCGACCACTACGGGCTGGGCATCGAACCCTACGCGCTGGCGGTCAGCAGCCCGACGCCCAACAAGAATTTCGCGACCATCGCCGAAGCCATCCGGCTCCTGGGCGACGCCGCCCCGCCCTGTGTCGCCGCCGGGATGGCGGACCCCGGTGTGTTCCGCGGCACGGCGGCCCATCCCGACGCGATCAAGCGGGTGGGCTATGTGTCCGACGCGGCTTTGAAGGCGCTGTACCGCGGGGCGGGTTGTTTCATCTTCCCTTCGTTCTACGAGGGTTTCGGGATTCCGCCGTTGGAAGCCATGGCGTGCGGCTGTCCGGTGCTGGCTTCGACCGCGCCGGCGGTGCGCGAGGTTTGCGGCGACGCCGCCTTGTATTTCGACCCCAATCGCCCCGACCAACTGGCCGGGCAAATCCGGGAAGTGTTCGCCGACACTGGGTTGCGCCAGCGCTTGTCCAGGGCCGGTTTGGCGCGGGCCAAGTGTTACTCCTGGAAGGAAAGCGCCCGGTTGAACTTGGCATTCATGCAGGAGGCGGTGTGCAAAACCTGA
- a CDS encoding acyltransferase family protein: MKNHIYGLDLIRFLAALMVSAYHLGFRAWATPNDSLYGRLGMAPDLPSGWEYSWFGWIGVQVFFVLSGFVIAYTAEGATPFEFVKSRVGRLVPAMWIGATLSAIILIYWNQTDNLGWLYAKSLVLFPIGPWLCGVYWTLGVEIAFYGLIFLLLCVDKFNRLQALTISIGLLSMMFWLLIESGIIKDSHPRINQLLLLTHGCYFALGTMFWLMYRRGVNWGRLMVCLLCIVTAFPQIAATNAVEILSSYAHPASVVTPYAIWLGMVFLMGLSIMYSVPLASSLALVAPGIRQLGLATYPLYLVHYHVGGEAMILAHRAGWALDLSLAIGLITAVVVSLLIAVLLEPGLRRGLLNGLGLGALYLRNTAGNNIFLFRATERLK; the protein is encoded by the coding sequence ATGAAAAATCATATCTATGGCTTGGATCTCATCCGCTTCCTCGCGGCACTGATGGTTTCCGCATACCACTTGGGGTTTCGTGCTTGGGCTACGCCGAATGATTCGCTATATGGCCGACTCGGAATGGCCCCGGACTTACCTTCGGGATGGGAATATTCCTGGTTTGGTTGGATAGGTGTACAGGTATTTTTTGTATTATCGGGATTCGTAATTGCCTATACCGCCGAAGGGGCCACACCTTTCGAGTTTGTGAAGAGCCGGGTGGGCAGGTTGGTCCCGGCGATGTGGATAGGGGCTACCCTGAGCGCCATTATATTGATTTATTGGAATCAGACCGATAATTTAGGGTGGCTCTATGCCAAAAGTTTGGTGTTGTTCCCAATCGGCCCATGGTTGTGTGGAGTTTATTGGACTTTAGGGGTGGAGATCGCGTTCTATGGGTTGATATTTCTATTGTTGTGCGTGGATAAATTTAACCGCTTACAAGCGTTGACTATAAGTATCGGCCTGCTCAGCATGATGTTTTGGCTGCTCATAGAGAGCGGCATTATAAAAGATAGCCATCCCAGGATAAACCAGTTATTGCTGCTCACCCATGGCTGCTATTTCGCCTTGGGAACCATGTTCTGGTTGATGTATAGGCGCGGGGTAAACTGGGGACGGCTTATGGTGTGTTTGCTTTGTATTGTAACGGCTTTTCCGCAGATCGCGGCGACCAATGCCGTCGAAATACTATCCAGTTACGCCCATCCGGCTTCTGTGGTTACGCCCTATGCAATATGGCTTGGCATGGTGTTTTTGATGGGGCTATCGATTATGTATAGCGTACCCTTGGCTTCTTCGCTGGCCTTGGTTGCGCCTGGGATCAGGCAGCTTGGTCTGGCTACTTATCCTTTATATTTGGTTCATTATCATGTGGGAGGAGAGGCGATGATTTTGGCGCACCGGGCAGGGTGGGCACTGGATTTGAGTCTGGCGATAGGACTCATTACCGCTGTCGTGGTAAGCCTATTGATCGCGGTGCTCTTAGAACCAGGTTTGAGGCGTGGTTTGTTAAACGGGTTGGGCTTGGGCGCGTTGTATTTGAGAAATACTGCCGGGAACAATATATTTTTGTTTAGGGCTACGGAACGGCTTAAATAA
- the epsG gene encoding chain length determinant protein tyrosine kinase EpsG: MKELHKESHAEPVRVERLERRAGFPAVPGSKPIGKLLVETGKIGFLDIDAIERRQQERGLRFGEAAVSLGLIQDVDVQTALARQFDYAYLVPGQPEAQAFSPELALAYAPFGDRAEAFRRLRSQLNLRLFGLEDATALAVAGLDRGDGCSYVAANLAVAFSQLGVRTLLVDANLREPRQHRIFGLAQRQGLADVLAGRRGTEVIAEIGVFGNLAVLPAGTVPPNPQELLDRPAFAALLRECGRIYPVVIVDTPAANRYADTQIIAANTRHVLLVVRKHQTRMRDLEAVKAHLIDARVEWVAAVFNDI, translated from the coding sequence ATGAAGGAACTACACAAGGAATCGCACGCGGAACCCGTCCGCGTCGAGCGCCTGGAGCGCCGGGCCGGCTTCCCTGCCGTGCCCGGCAGCAAGCCCATCGGCAAGTTGTTGGTCGAAACCGGCAAGATCGGTTTCCTGGATATCGACGCCATCGAGCGCCGCCAGCAGGAGCGGGGTTTGCGCTTCGGCGAGGCCGCCGTGAGCCTGGGGCTGATCCAGGACGTCGATGTGCAAACCGCCCTGGCCCGGCAGTTCGATTATGCCTATCTCGTGCCCGGCCAGCCCGAGGCCCAGGCGTTCAGTCCCGAATTGGCCCTGGCCTACGCGCCCTTCGGCGACCGCGCCGAGGCGTTCCGGCGCTTACGCAGCCAATTGAATTTGCGGCTGTTCGGATTGGAAGACGCCACCGCCTTGGCGGTGGCCGGCCTGGACCGGGGCGATGGTTGCAGCTATGTCGCCGCCAACCTCGCCGTGGCCTTCTCCCAACTGGGCGTGCGGACCTTGCTGGTGGACGCCAATCTGCGCGAGCCACGGCAGCACCGCATTTTCGGGCTGGCCCAGCGCCAAGGCTTGGCGGATGTGCTGGCCGGACGCCGCGGCACCGAGGTCATCGCCGAGATCGGGGTTTTCGGGAACCTCGCGGTCCTGCCCGCCGGGACCGTGCCGCCCAATCCGCAGGAATTGCTGGACCGGCCCGCCTTCGCGGCCTTGTTGCGCGAGTGCGGGCGGATTTATCCGGTGGTGATCGTGGATACCCCCGCCGCCAACCGCTATGCCGATACCCAGATCATCGCGGCCAATACCCGGCATGTGCTGCTGGTGGTGAGGAAGCACCAAACCCGGATGCGGGATTTGGAGGCGGTGAAAGCCCATCTCATCGATGCCAGGGTGGAATGGGTCGCGGCGGTGTTCAACGACATCTGA
- the epsF gene encoding chain length determinant protein EpsF, giving the protein MTYTQMFLILAARWRAVLAVFLGVVGLVVGVSLALPKTYTAHASVLVDFKGVDPITGMILPGQLLTGYLATQVDIITSHAVALRVVDSLKLTEVPELVEKFDQETEGRGEVRDWVADRLIKALDARPGRDSSVIAIEFSNTDPEFAAGVANAFARAYIQTNLDLRVDPARTQASWFEDQIKTLRGQVEAARQRLSEYQRRTGIVASDEKLDVENARLAELSSQWVIAQTQTYDIQTRQRQVAEAEAKGRLEELPDIQGNALIQNLKNALAQSEAKLAETADQLGPKHPVHQSARAERDSLKRKIAAEIQNVKGSLAHAAAQAQQRETQIEHALDRQKNRVLELKEGRDRAMVLTHEVENAERAYDSARQRTEQIRLESQRSQTEIAVLNSAVPPLWPSKPRLALNLAIGVVMGGLFGVACALLREVGDRRVRAEGDIERGLGVPVLVSIAPRRARRPALGFRHKPALPPRGGPCP; this is encoded by the coding sequence ATGACCTATACCCAAATGTTCCTGATCCTGGCGGCGCGGTGGCGGGCGGTGCTGGCGGTGTTCCTGGGCGTGGTGGGGCTGGTCGTCGGCGTGAGCTTGGCGCTGCCCAAGACCTATACCGCCCATGCCTCGGTGCTGGTCGATTTCAAGGGCGTGGACCCCATCACCGGGATGATCCTGCCGGGGCAATTGCTGACCGGCTATCTGGCGACCCAGGTCGATATCATCACCAGCCACGCCGTGGCGCTGCGGGTGGTCGATAGCCTCAAACTGACCGAGGTTCCCGAACTGGTCGAGAAATTCGACCAGGAAACCGAAGGCCGGGGCGAGGTGCGCGATTGGGTGGCGGACCGCTTGATCAAGGCGCTGGACGCGAGGCCGGGCCGCGATAGCAGCGTCATCGCCATCGAGTTTTCCAACACCGACCCCGAGTTCGCCGCCGGGGTCGCCAATGCCTTCGCCCGCGCCTATATCCAGACCAACCTGGATCTGCGGGTCGATCCGGCCCGCACCCAGGCCTCGTGGTTCGAGGACCAGATCAAGACCCTGCGCGGCCAGGTGGAAGCGGCCCGGCAACGGTTGTCGGAATACCAGCGCCGCACCGGCATCGTGGCTTCCGACGAAAAGCTCGACGTGGAAAACGCCCGGTTGGCCGAGTTGTCCAGCCAATGGGTGATCGCCCAGACCCAGACCTACGATATCCAGACCCGCCAGCGCCAGGTCGCCGAGGCCGAGGCCAAGGGCCGCTTGGAGGAATTGCCCGATATCCAGGGCAACGCCTTGATCCAGAACCTCAAGAATGCCCTGGCCCAATCCGAGGCCAAGCTGGCCGAGACCGCCGATCAACTCGGCCCCAAGCATCCGGTCCACCAAAGCGCCCGCGCCGAGCGCGACAGCCTCAAGCGCAAGATCGCCGCCGAGATCCAGAACGTGAAAGGCTCCCTGGCCCATGCGGCGGCCCAGGCCCAGCAGCGCGAAACCCAGATCGAACACGCCCTGGACCGCCAGAAAAACCGCGTCCTCGAATTGAAGGAAGGACGCGACCGCGCCATGGTGCTGACCCACGAGGTCGAGAACGCCGAACGTGCCTACGACAGCGCCCGCCAGCGCACCGAGCAAATCCGCCTGGAAAGCCAGCGCAGCCAAACCGAAATCGCCGTGCTGAATTCCGCCGTGCCGCCCTTGTGGCCGTCCAAGCCGCGCCTGGCGCTGAACCTCGCCATCGGCGTGGTCATGGGCGGCCTGTTCGGCGTGGCCTGCGCCCTGTTGCGCGAGGTCGGCGACCGCCGGGTGCGGGCGGAAGGCGATATCGAGCGGGGCTTGGGCGTGCCGGTCCTGGTCAGCATCGCCCCGCGGCGGGCGCGGCGTCCCGCCCTGGGTTTCCGCCATAAACCGGCTTTGCCCCCACGAGGAGGCCCATGCCCATGA
- the epsE gene encoding polysaccharide export protein EpsE, whose product MSKAISIAPTLGVGAILRWWMVFWLLLCGFGTARAEDYLLGPGDFVKITVFDYPDLAVETRVSASGGITFPLVGEVLVGGKSPRQAETLLTQKLTEQGFIKQPHVNLVVTEFASQQVSVMGSVSKPGQYALERASTLSQVLAAAGGVSGEGGEVAVLVRTAGGGNEHREIDLHALFAGDVSKDIGMTGGDLVYVPKAQTFYIYGEVQHPGVFRLERGINIAQAISIGGGLTARGSDDGVEVKRRGGQGELLTETAELGDLVRPDDVIYVGESWF is encoded by the coding sequence ATGAGCAAGGCAATATCTATCGCTCCCACGCTCGGCGTGGGAGCGATCCTGCGGTGGTGGATGGTTTTCTGGCTATTGCTCTGTGGGTTTGGAACAGCCAGGGCCGAGGATTATCTATTGGGACCGGGCGATTTCGTGAAAATCACGGTATTCGATTATCCCGACCTCGCCGTCGAAACCCGCGTCAGCGCGTCGGGCGGGATTACCTTTCCCTTGGTGGGCGAGGTATTGGTCGGCGGCAAAAGCCCCAGGCAGGCGGAAACCCTCCTGACCCAGAAACTCACCGAGCAGGGTTTCATCAAGCAACCCCATGTGAATCTGGTGGTGACCGAATTCGCCAGCCAGCAGGTTTCCGTGATGGGTTCGGTGAGCAAGCCCGGCCAGTATGCCTTGGAACGGGCCAGTACCTTGTCGCAGGTTCTGGCGGCGGCGGGCGGGGTGTCCGGCGAGGGCGGCGAGGTGGCGGTCTTGGTGCGGACCGCCGGGGGCGGCAACGAACACCGGGAAATCGATCTGCACGCCTTGTTCGCGGGCGATGTCTCCAAGGATATCGGGATGACGGGCGGCGATCTGGTGTACGTGCCCAAGGCCCAGACCTTTTATATCTACGGCGAGGTGCAGCATCCGGGCGTGTTCCGCTTGGAGCGCGGTATCAATATCGCCCAGGCCATTTCCATCGGCGGCGGGCTGACGGCGCGGGGCAGCGATGACGGGGTCGAGGTGAAGCGCCGCGGCGGCCAGGGCGAATTGTTGACGGAGACGGCGGAACTCGGGGATTTGGTGCGCCCGGACGATGTGATCTATGTCGGCGAAAGCTGGTTCTAG
- a CDS encoding glycosyltransferase family 2 protein — protein sequence MPAQRNAIIAACVDADVMVFFDDDYYPSPDYLAETEKLFQVQNIVVARGYLLADGIGGPGIEPEQALRLIVDRKPLPPWDSAIKATYGGYGCNMVVRMNTARRHGIAFDENLPLYGWQEDIDFSRALAAYGRVVICLRMTGVHLGSKRGRTSGLKFGYSQVANPVYLCKKGTMSPGYAGRLVLKNLLANVLKSLKPEPWVDRRGRLKGNIQALGDLARGRIDPRRILCME from the coding sequence TTGCCGGCCCAGCGCAACGCGATTATCGCCGCCTGTGTCGATGCCGACGTTATGGTGTTTTTCGATGATGATTATTATCCCAGCCCAGATTATCTCGCCGAGACTGAAAAGCTGTTTCAGGTCCAAAATATTGTGGTGGCGCGGGGATATTTATTGGCGGACGGTATCGGCGGGCCGGGTATTGAACCTGAGCAGGCTTTGCGCCTGATCGTGGATAGGAAGCCATTGCCACCCTGGGATTCCGCTATTAAGGCAACCTATGGTGGTTATGGCTGTAATATGGTTGTCAGGATGAACACGGCGCGGCGGCATGGAATAGCCTTCGACGAGAATCTGCCCTTATATGGTTGGCAGGAGGATATAGACTTCAGCCGCGCTTTGGCCGCTTATGGGCGGGTCGTGATATGCCTGCGGATGACCGGGGTTCACCTTGGTTCCAAGCGGGGCCGTACTTCCGGCCTGAAATTTGGATATTCCCAGGTCGCCAACCCGGTTTATCTATGCAAGAAGGGCACGATGTCACCAGGGTATGCGGGACGGTTGGTGTTGAAAAACCTATTGGCGAATGTCCTGAAATCCTTGAAGCCGGAACCTTGGGTGGATCGGCGCGGTAGGTTGAAAGGGAATATCCAGGCTCTGGGCGATTTGGCGCGGGGCCGGATCGATCCACGCCGAATCCTGTGCATGGAATAG
- a CDS encoding cellulase family glycosylhydrolase encodes MSKQDRRLLWITLGLVVWTGWASALAADWGAVLPPPGGDFQPAAAPFRETLCLGVKFSQGEPLANLPNLSELGVRWVRDHVGWATMEPTAGRFLSRFPNDFQQRLDYYRSHGIGVVFMLAYGNQKAYPNTPENPTNSVNATGFARYAAQVARLMKASGVSFVLEVWNEPHNDAVLQKFGGNWQGKAPSPWVDQYIKIAQESVRAVKAIDPSIKILSDDDMWVVHYWFLEAGLPKEIAGFAVHPYNAPANPEYTAVAYDTDWTRPFKVVDQDRSFRSAVRRLRDQGKTKLGYIPEIWITEWGWPLEGAKGSVPESTLVAYLPRAYILAAAAGIKATCWFSSYDAVDGPMGLTRNNGQHRQTYFAYQTMARQLGDMVLLSQLAGTDHPASGIQGFVFTGARGRKLVVWSVEGATPYLSFPANEKTIEAVDVLGKPVALDTSVQGRRRVKLGAAPVYVSGTWLDAPLDISVNY; translated from the coding sequence ATGTCCAAGCAGGACCGGCGATTATTATGGATAACCCTGGGCCTCGTAGTATGGACGGGGTGGGCGAGCGCGTTGGCGGCGGATTGGGGCGCGGTATTGCCTCCGCCCGGCGGCGATTTCCAGCCCGCCGCCGCGCCCTTCCGCGAAACCCTATGCCTGGGGGTGAAATTCAGCCAGGGCGAACCGCTCGCGAACCTGCCGAACCTTTCCGAATTGGGTGTGCGTTGGGTTCGGGATCATGTGGGCTGGGCCACCATGGAACCCACCGCCGGACGGTTTTTGAGCCGCTTTCCCAATGATTTCCAACAACGCCTGGACTATTACCGGTCACATGGCATCGGCGTGGTTTTCATGCTCGCCTACGGCAATCAGAAAGCCTATCCCAATACCCCGGAAAATCCCACCAACTCGGTGAATGCCACGGGTTTTGCCCGTTATGCCGCCCAAGTGGCGCGCTTGATGAAAGCTTCCGGGGTGTCCTTCGTCCTGGAGGTCTGGAACGAACCCCATAACGACGCGGTGCTTCAGAAGTTCGGAGGCAATTGGCAAGGCAAAGCGCCTTCGCCTTGGGTGGATCAATATATCAAGATCGCCCAGGAATCGGTGCGTGCGGTCAAGGCTATAGATCCCTCCATCAAGATACTGAGCGATGATGATATGTGGGTCGTTCATTATTGGTTTCTCGAAGCCGGTCTACCCAAGGAAATCGCCGGTTTCGCGGTCCATCCCTATAATGCGCCAGCCAATCCAGAATATACCGCCGTCGCCTACGATACCGATTGGACCCGGCCTTTCAAGGTGGTCGATCAAGACCGCTCGTTCCGGTCGGCGGTGCGCCGTTTGCGCGACCAAGGCAAGACCAAACTGGGCTATATCCCGGAAATATGGATTACCGAATGGGGCTGGCCGCTGGAAGGAGCGAAAGGCAGCGTTCCCGAATCCACCTTGGTGGCCTATTTGCCCAGGGCTTATATCCTGGCGGCGGCGGCGGGTATCAAGGCGACCTGCTGGTTTTCTTCCTACGATGCGGTGGATGGTCCGATGGGTTTGACCCGCAATAATGGGCAGCACCGGCAAACCTATTTTGCCTATCAAACCATGGCCCGGCAGTTGGGCGATATGGTTTTACTCAGTCAACTCGCCGGTACCGACCATCCCGCCAGCGGGATTCAGGGATTCGTATTCACCGGGGCGCGGGGCCGGAAATTGGTGGTTTGGAGCGTGGAGGGAGCGACGCCTTATCTCAGTTTTCCCGCGAATGAGAAGACCATCGAGGCGGTCGATGTCTTGGGTAAGCCCGTGGCCCTCGATACCAGTGTGCAGGGCAGGCGTAGGGTTAAGTTAGGGGCCGCGCCGGTTTATGTTTCCGGCACTTGGCTGGATGCGCCCTTGGATATTAGTGTGAATTATTAA